Proteins from a single region of Candidatus Micrarchaeum acidiphilum ARMAN-2:
- a CDS encoding ABC transporter, ATP-binding protein has translation MPKAEDLTRYAISLRDVHKVYTNKAGMQYIALRGISLDIEKGDFVALMGPSGSGKTTLLDLMGTLDTPTSGRVIIDGTDTSEMNGNKLAELRNSTIGFVFQSYNLISYLSVLDNVTLPSKVKGVATKATIEDSEAMLAEVGLGEKLEKRPNELSGGEQQRVAIVRAFINKPRILLADEPTGNLDSKSAKVVLDILTRMCTENSTTVVLSTHDPEVAGFARHIIHIRDGLLENASSTRSYNYSLHDLMNEKEKQKKRHANDKK, from the coding sequence ATGCCAAAAGCAGAAGACTTAACACGCTATGCCATAAGCCTAAGGGACGTTCACAAGGTTTACACAAACAAGGCGGGCATGCAGTATATAGCGCTCAGGGGCATAAGCCTTGATATAGAAAAAGGCGACTTTGTCGCGCTTATGGGTCCATCCGGCTCCGGAAAGACCACCTTACTAGACCTAATGGGCACTCTAGATACGCCGACGTCCGGAAGGGTGATAATAGACGGCACTGATACTTCCGAGATGAACGGAAACAAGCTCGCAGAGCTTCGAAATTCAACAATAGGTTTTGTATTTCAATCTTACAACCTGATATCATACCTAAGCGTCCTGGATAACGTGACACTTCCGTCGAAGGTAAAAGGCGTTGCCACCAAGGCAACAATAGAAGACTCCGAGGCCATGCTTGCAGAAGTGGGCCTAGGTGAAAAGCTGGAGAAAAGGCCCAACGAACTTAGCGGCGGGGAGCAGCAGCGCGTAGCAATAGTTAGGGCATTTATAAACAAGCCAAGGATACTGCTTGCTGACGAGCCTACCGGCAACCTCGACTCAAAATCAGCAAAAGTGGTCTTGGACATACTCACCAGGATGTGCACGGAAAACAGCACCACAGTAGTGCTTAGCACCCACGATCCTGAGGTTGCGGGGTTTGCAAGGCACATCATACACATAAGGGACGGCCTGCTGGAAAATGCGTCTAGCACCAGGTCCTACAATTACTCGCTTCACGATTTGATGAATGAAAAGGAAAAACAAAAAAAGAGGCATGCAAATGATAAAAAATAA
- a CDS encoding Haloacid dehalogenase domain protein hydrolase, producing the protein MSIYVAIFDSNGVLLDGSESNEYFNKEAIKLLKAAGIAATAKMLDSAWIKAMRGTTPGEDELYITMGRFTKLLGAPPNLQSEFVALHKSSTKLYRATEQDLRQSLTKIKRLGIYLAVLTDSINSKKEKEDMLAYAGLGSIFDEIFVPMDTGHRKPDREAYEVALAHFKARPENAVFVGHDKDELDGAKLMGMTTISYKGHQSADYAAGSFKDIIKILKSLKKS; encoded by the coding sequence ATGTCAATATACGTTGCAATATTTGACTCTAACGGGGTGCTGCTGGACGGCAGTGAATCCAACGAATACTTCAACAAAGAGGCAATAAAGCTGCTCAAGGCTGCCGGAATAGCGGCCACTGCAAAAATGCTGGACAGCGCATGGATCAAGGCTATGCGAGGCACAACTCCCGGGGAGGATGAGCTCTACATAACAATGGGCAGGTTCACGAAGCTGCTCGGCGCACCACCAAATCTTCAATCAGAATTCGTAGCGCTGCACAAGTCTTCGACCAAGCTGTATAGGGCAACGGAGCAGGACCTAAGGCAGTCCCTGACGAAGATAAAGCGCTTGGGCATATACCTGGCAGTGCTAACCGATTCCATAAATTCGAAGAAGGAGAAAGAGGACATGCTCGCATACGCAGGCCTCGGAAGCATATTCGACGAGATATTTGTGCCAATGGACACGGGTCACAGGAAGCCGGACCGCGAAGCATATGAAGTTGCGCTTGCGCACTTCAAGGCCCGGCCCGAAAACGCAGTTTTCGTCGGCCATGACAAGGATGAGCTTGACGGCGCAAAACTGATGGGCATGACAACGATATCATACAAAGGCCATCAAAGTGCCGACTACGCCGCGGGAAGCTTCAAAGATATAATCAAGATACTGAAAAGCCTAAAAAAGAGTTGA
- a CDS encoding major facilitator superfamily MFS_1, which produces MEQRSYGYAALGASRIFRSIGLIAVNVSFPLYLYALHLDLISIGIVIFATVLFSMVVVLIGGAIGDRYGYKKSLIISEGISFAGILLLSVSTSIYLIIAAIILGGLSGGGGTARGTFSNGLMPFLANNWRDEKERVRRMSLLMLLGGFGSVIGALLVSLHSYFATIYGNISAFRVVFEISAVLLLLSLLSLFLLSEIKRPAKTTKVMKRTSMKYILRIIAANSLSGAGIGMSIPILPLWFELSFGIGTSYIGTVYIVYYAMGILGSYLARAISFKYNLINVVLATRLSNGLLLIAMALSPIPVLASAFFVLRGVVASFGSPARSTVMVRGVDVEDYGTATSVQGIATRASQMTAGTSGYLMDIALPAPLIIGGVLQAASGFAYKKLIK; this is translated from the coding sequence ATGGAACAGCGCAGCTACGGATACGCAGCACTGGGAGCATCCAGGATATTTAGGAGCATAGGGCTGATAGCCGTAAACGTATCTTTTCCGCTGTATCTGTACGCGCTGCATCTTGACCTAATATCCATAGGAATAGTAATATTTGCAACAGTACTGTTCAGCATGGTTGTTGTGCTTATTGGGGGCGCCATAGGGGACAGATATGGATATAAAAAATCATTGATAATATCCGAGGGAATATCGTTTGCCGGGATATTGCTGCTGTCCGTTTCCACGTCTATCTACCTAATAATAGCGGCTATCATACTGGGCGGACTCAGCGGCGGAGGAGGCACCGCCAGGGGCACCTTCTCAAACGGGCTGATGCCCTTCCTGGCAAACAACTGGCGCGACGAAAAGGAAAGAGTAAGGCGCATGTCCCTGCTAATGCTGCTCGGGGGGTTTGGCAGTGTAATCGGCGCCCTGCTGGTCTCGCTCCATTCTTACTTTGCAACTATATACGGAAACATTTCCGCATTTAGGGTGGTGTTCGAAATTTCAGCTGTGCTTCTTCTTCTTTCCCTGCTCTCGCTGTTCCTACTCTCGGAGATCAAGCGCCCTGCAAAGACTACTAAGGTGATGAAGCGCACGAGCATGAAATACATACTGCGCATAATCGCTGCAAACAGCCTTAGTGGCGCAGGCATAGGCATGTCAATACCGATACTGCCGCTATGGTTCGAGTTATCGTTTGGCATAGGCACTTCATACATAGGCACGGTCTACATAGTCTACTACGCAATGGGCATACTGGGGTCGTACCTTGCAAGGGCGATATCTTTCAAGTATAACCTGATTAATGTTGTGCTTGCAACAAGGCTTTCAAACGGGCTGCTGCTTATTGCAATGGCACTGTCGCCTATACCTGTGCTTGCATCTGCATTTTTCGTGTTAAGGGGTGTAGTGGCATCCTTCGGCTCCCCCGCGAGGTCAACTGTCATGGTGCGCGGCGTGGACGTTGAGGATTATGGAACTGCAACAAGCGTTCAGGGTATAGCTACCAGGGCATCGCAGATGACAGCTGGCACCAGCGGCTATCTAATGGACATAGCACTTCCGGCGCCACTAATTATAGGCGGTGTATTGCAGGCAGCCAGCGGCTTCGCCTACAAGAAACTGATAAAGTAG
- a CDS encoding putative transcriptional regulator, which translates to MSGYGKTKAEIMSLIGQKKDTLTQISKILDLAPSTVNKHINELLEMGAIRRVETGYARKWKHYELADSGTVLVRRRVLEYGSIAKAKYPILILAIFALAGIFVYTYSMPKFGLVPLSVTDPPQVPYGTTGLNITYSSVSINYSVFGETKALEMNQSGTLDLIKLVNVSQVIDIAKLPIGAIIKSVSFRIVSANISEGNSTFPVIVMGRSIRAILPSNTTINSSSAILLDLSSVVVPVYSNNSLSYELLPYVNARMFAWPAHAIGRAGRNMQFGTANGIPFTLFRGPSYNVSSGLLHIYRISLSNSSISSGKTLEIYARNGAVHPLNISGAAFMFCNNLKSANVIGIQTGASNSISGIGAENGLVSKELGNGTVAINLTAAMRLLVQNRSEAMAINLNKSIDRIIISASGRPYLGMNQGWGFMGMFLTANKNGTLSAMHAAPGRNPGYEANPESNFTLSYTFTGQSPASAYNYIRDGSYRILFMTSDGPQIYAPQSLQDSASIYWKCKGD; encoded by the coding sequence TTGTCAGGATACGGAAAAACTAAAGCGGAGATAATGAGCCTTATAGGCCAGAAAAAGGACACTCTTACCCAGATAAGCAAGATCCTGGACCTTGCGCCATCAACGGTAAACAAGCACATAAACGAACTTCTTGAGATGGGTGCAATTCGCAGGGTTGAAACCGGCTATGCAAGAAAGTGGAAGCACTACGAACTGGCGGACTCCGGCACGGTGCTCGTGCGCCGCCGAGTTTTGGAATACGGTAGCATAGCAAAAGCGAAATACCCAATTCTTATTCTCGCAATTTTTGCACTGGCGGGAATTTTTGTGTACACCTATTCAATGCCTAAATTCGGGCTAGTTCCGCTGAGCGTAACCGATCCGCCGCAGGTTCCTTACGGAACGACCGGCCTTAATATAACCTATTCTTCAGTGTCAATAAATTACAGTGTCTTCGGAGAAACCAAGGCGCTGGAGATGAACCAGTCCGGAACCCTTGATCTTATCAAGCTTGTAAATGTATCGCAGGTAATCGACATTGCCAAGCTTCCAATAGGTGCCATCATAAAAAGTGTCTCATTCAGGATAGTTTCTGCGAACATATCCGAGGGCAACAGCACCTTTCCAGTCATAGTGATGGGAAGATCCATCAGAGCCATTCTGCCGAGCAACACAACAATAAATTCTTCATCGGCTATACTGCTGGACCTTTCATCGGTGGTAGTTCCTGTATACTCAAACAATTCGCTTTCGTACGAGTTGCTGCCGTATGTAAATGCCCGTATGTTCGCATGGCCTGCGCACGCGATTGGCCGTGCGGGAAGGAATATGCAATTCGGTACCGCGAACGGCATTCCCTTCACGCTGTTCAGGGGCCCTAGCTATAATGTAAGCTCAGGCTTGCTGCACATTTACCGAATATCCCTATCTAATTCGTCAATATCGTCTGGCAAAACCCTCGAAATCTATGCGCGCAACGGCGCAGTGCATCCCTTAAACATATCCGGAGCTGCCTTCATGTTCTGCAACAACCTCAAAAGCGCCAATGTCATCGGAATTCAAACAGGCGCCTCAAATTCCATTTCAGGCATTGGAGCCGAGAACGGTTTAGTAAGCAAAGAGCTTGGCAACGGAACCGTTGCAATCAACCTGACCGCAGCAATGCGGCTCCTAGTTCAAAACAGGTCCGAGGCGATGGCCATAAACCTAAACAAGTCAATCGACAGGATAATAATCTCGGCCAGCGGCCGTCCCTATCTTGGCATGAACCAAGGCTGGGGATTCATGGGAATGTTCCTCACTGCAAATAAAAATGGTACATTGTCTGCGATGCATGCAGCGCCTGGCCGCAATCCAGGATATGAGGCCAATCCAGAAAGCAACTTTACGCTTTCATACACGTTTACCGGTCAAAGCCCTGCATCTGCATACAATTACATTCGTGACGGGAGCTATCGCATATTGTTTATGACCTCAGACGGTCCTCAAATATACGCGCCGCAGTCTCTGCAGGACAGCGCATCAATATATTGGAAATGCAAAGGTGACTAA